Proteins encoded together in one Anopheles darlingi chromosome 3, idAnoDarlMG_H_01, whole genome shotgun sequence window:
- the LOC125955281 gene encoding LIM and SH3 domain protein Lasp isoform X2 — protein sequence MNKSCARCQKVVYPIEELKCLDKTWHKTCFKCHECGMTLNMKTYKGFNKLPYCEAHIPKAKATTIAETPEFKRIAENTKIQSNVKYHADFEKLKGKVTQVADDPETLRIKQNTKNISNVAYHGDLQKKAAMERQRECTEIIDSKVASNNNRRIGSVNDIDPVNGYYGSVAENAQAAALYQQQQQQQQLYQQQQQQQQHRQSQQQQQQPQYIQPPQQYAAPASNASAKSMGKVRVYRALYDYEAQDSDEVGFSEGDLIIEVNSIDAGWMTGRVERTGLTGMLPANYVELMKI from the exons atgaataaatccTGCGCCCGCTGCCAGAAGGTGGTCTATCCGATCGAGGAGCTGAAATGTTTGGACAAG ACATGGCACAAGACGTGCTTCAAGTGTCACGAGTGTGGCATGACGCTCAACATGAAGACGTACAAAGGATTCAACAAACTGCCGTACTGTGAAGC ACATATTCCAAAAGCCAAAGCGACGACAATCGCCGAAACGCCCGAGTTCAAGCGGATTGCCGAGAATACCAAAATTCAATCGAACGTAAAGTACCACGCTGACTTCGAAAAGCTGAAAGGAAAAGTGACGCAG GTCGCCGATGATCCGGAAACGTTGCGAATCAagcaaaacacgaaaaacatcTCGAACGTCGCGTACCATGGCGATCTACAGAAGAAGGCGGCCATGGAGCGCCAGCGCGAGTGCACCGAGATCATCGACAGCAAGG TGGCATCGAACAATAATCGACGAATTGGTTCGGTGAATGATATTGATCCGGTAAATGGCTACTATGGTTCGGTTGCTGAGAATGCGCAGGCCGCCGCACtgtaccagcaacaacagcagcaacaacagctgtatcaacaacagcagcagcaacagcaacaccgacaatcgcaacaacaacaacagcaaccacagtaCATCCAGCCACCGCAGCAGTATGCCGCTCCTGCTTCGAATGCGTCCGCCAAATCGATGGGCAAAGTG CGCGTGTACCGAGCACTGTACGACTACGAGGCCCAGGACAGTGACGAGGTTGGGTTCAGCGAGGGTGATCTGATCATCGAGGTTAATTCGATCGATGCCGGTTGGATGACGGGACGCGTTGAACGCACCGGCCTGACCGGAATGCTGCCAGCGAACTACGTCGAGCTGATGAAGATCTAG
- the LOC125955281 gene encoding LIM and SH3 domain protein Lasp isoform X1, with amino-acid sequence MNKSCARCQKVVYPIEELKCLDKTWHKTCFKCHECGMTLNMKTYKGFNKLPYCEAHIPKAKATTIAETPEFKRIAENTKIQSNVKYHADFEKLKGKVTQVADDPETLRIKQNTKNISNVAYHGDLQKKAAMERQRECTEIIDSKDNNELESEYFSEQLAAESLPHYQPPPPPPVVAPAAATSSAGSSPQHHHQQLGNNNGAAGLSVGGPTNATSQQAQIISTANITKHNQANNYHASLQQQQQQQYQQHAGINNNKSSGAYHQQQQAGYPAAAPGYHHHASNNGGSAELVRHSVLQNSQTPSGGGGGGAATQKYYDPYENYARPNPAANQVNNNGNNNNHLYHHSQQQQQQQQHLHHHHQQQAGGGGGGGGLNDRANGSAAGSYPSHHHQQQHHAQSNNHHHHQQQQQHHQHQQSVAASIDPYAQQQAQRYSANNAGGGGNQYGAATAAALHAQHQQQQLYQYNNGNVGNGSVAAAAAGGNIGKIADYDPLTDGPRNMPQPNRQSATLIYSSGSMASNNNRRIGSVNDIDPVNGYYGSVAENAQAAALYQQQQQQQQLYQQQQQQQQHRQSQQQQQQPQYIQPPQQYAAPASNASAKSMGKVRVYRALYDYEAQDSDEVGFSEGDLIIEVNSIDAGWMTGRVERTGLTGMLPANYVELMKI; translated from the exons atgaataaatccTGCGCCCGCTGCCAGAAGGTGGTCTATCCGATCGAGGAGCTGAAATGTTTGGACAAG ACATGGCACAAGACGTGCTTCAAGTGTCACGAGTGTGGCATGACGCTCAACATGAAGACGTACAAAGGATTCAACAAACTGCCGTACTGTGAAGC ACATATTCCAAAAGCCAAAGCGACGACAATCGCCGAAACGCCCGAGTTCAAGCGGATTGCCGAGAATACCAAAATTCAATCGAACGTAAAGTACCACGCTGACTTCGAAAAGCTGAAAGGAAAAGTGACGCAG GTCGCCGATGATCCGGAAACGTTGCGAATCAagcaaaacacgaaaaacatcTCGAACGTCGCGTACCATGGCGATCTACAGAAGAAGGCGGCCATGGAGCGCCAGCGCGAGTGCACCGAGATCATCGACAGCAAGG ATAACAACGAGCTCGAATCGGAGTACTTTTCCGAGCAGCTGGCCGCTGAATCATTGCCACACTAtcagccaccaccgccaccgccagttGTTGCACCGGCAGCTGCAACATCATCGGCTGGTTCCAGtccgcagcatcaccatcaacagctaGGGAATAATAATGGTGCAGCGGGGCTATCCGTTGGTGGCCCAACCAATGCCACCTCGCAGCAGGCGCAAATCATCTCGACCGCCAACATTACCAAACACAATCAGGCCAACAACTATCATGCatcactacaacaacaacagcagcagcagtatcagcagcacgCTGGTATCAACAACAATAAGTCATCCGGTGCctaccatcagcaacagcaggctggttatcctgcagcagctcctGGGTACCATCACCATGCCAGCAACAATGGCGGAAGTGCTGAGCTGGTGCGCCATTCGGTGCTACAGAACTCGCAAACTCCCtcggggggtggtggcggaggagcGGCCACACAAAAGTATTACGATCCGTACGAAAACTATGCCCGGCCGAACCCGGCCGCCAATCAGGTGAACaacaatggcaacaacaacaaccatcttTATCAtcacagtcagcagcagcagcaacagcaacagcatctgcatcaccaccatcagcagcaagctggtggtggcggtggaggtgggGGATTGAACGATCGTGCCAATGGATCAGCTGCAGGCAGCTACccatcacaccatcaccagcagcagcatcatgcacaaagcaacaaccatcaccatcatcagcagcagcagcagcatcaccagcaccagcagtcagTGGCGGCATCGATAGATCCGTACGCTCAGCAGCAGGCTCAGCGGTACAGTGCCAacaatgctggtggtggtggtaaccaGTACGGAGCCGCAACTGCCGCGGCGTTGCatgctcagcatcagcagcaacagctgtaCCAATACAACAATGGCAATGTTGGCAATGGTagtgtcgctgctgctgctgctggtggcaacATTGGTAAAATTGCTGACTACGATCCGCTGACCGATGGACCGCGGAACATGCCACAACCGAATCGCCAGAGCGCCACACTGATCTACAGCTCCGGCAGCA TGGCATCGAACAATAATCGACGAATTGGTTCGGTGAATGATATTGATCCGGTAAATGGCTACTATGGTTCGGTTGCTGAGAATGCGCAGGCCGCCGCACtgtaccagcaacaacagcagcaacaacagctgtatcaacaacagcagcagcaacagcaacaccgacaatcgcaacaacaacaacagcaaccacagtaCATCCAGCCACCGCAGCAGTATGCCGCTCCTGCTTCGAATGCGTCCGCCAAATCGATGGGCAAAGTG CGCGTGTACCGAGCACTGTACGACTACGAGGCCCAGGACAGTGACGAGGTTGGGTTCAGCGAGGGTGATCTGATCATCGAGGTTAATTCGATCGATGCCGGTTGGATGACGGGACGCGTTGAACGCACCGGCCTGACCGGAATGCTGCCAGCGAACTACGTCGAGCTGATGAAGATCTAG
- the LOC125955300 gene encoding keratin-associated protein 9-1-like, which produces MMGIITTTRGAICLMAAVMVISCSPSSGAQVRHNCPKKCPANEVLLWCPPVCEPTCDIDCVPTPSGDPIETCVCKPGYVRHQGQCIRRCDCPPKPTTPAPFCAPCSALAPGGSGERQHYVPPVSNYYPGHRQHYAPKPELESSGVPESYSITSQSQNLSSHSNYLYRRPGPNKPCPPFRGPTTTVSPFDFCPPNEVSTPSPICCEPTCTKSCAAVQCRTDPPTGPHVCTCASGFVRYGKKCIRPEECPVEEKPKFCGPNAYYSPCTPCCQPTCTEDCSRIRCIAACSGPPTCVCNPGYVLHEGNCIRPSECPGKCPTTTTPRPTPTTESPVDEPSPCCPPGATLRPFRPCCVDSCTTDCRTVRCFEQFKGPPTCVCEYGLVMHNNCCIPRELCPKPCPLTTTTPPPSPPCDGDGGRRGAGGYQRFYGISRQ; this is translated from the exons ATGATGGGTATCATCACGACGACACGAGGAGCTATCTGCTTGATGGCCGCTGTGATGGTGATCAGCTGTTCACCGTCCTCCGGTGCTCAAGTGCGACACAATTGCCCGAAAA aATGTCCTGCGAATGAGGTGCTCCTGTGGTGTCCACCGGTGTGCGAACCAACCTGTGATATTGACTGCGTACCAACGCCTAGCGGTGATCCGATCGAGACGTGTGTCTGCAAGCCCGGTTATGTGCGGCACCAGGGTCAGTGTATTCGGCGGTGCGACTgtccaccgaaaccgaccaCTCCGGCACCTTTCTGTGCACCCTGCTCGGCACTAGCGCCCGGTGGCAGTGGAGAACGGCAGCATTATGTCCCACCGGTCAGTAATTACTATCCAGGTCACCGGCAGCACTATGCTCCGAAACCGGAACTGGAAAGCTCCGGGGTGCCAGAATCGTACTCGATCACCTCGCAATCGCAGAACCTGTCCAGCCATTCCAACTACCTGTACCGGCGGCCTGGACCCAACAAACCGTGCCCTCCGTTCCGTGGTCCAACGACGACCGTTTCACCGTTCGATTTCTGTCCACCGAACGAGGTGAGCACCCCTTCGCCGATCTGCTGCGAACCGACCTGTACGAAGTCGTGTGCGGCCGTCCAGTGCAGAACGGATCCACCGACCGGACCGCATGTCTGTACGTGTGCCAGCGGGTTCGTCCGGTATGGCAAGAAATGCATCCGACCAGAGGAGTGCCCAGTGGAAGAGAAACCCAAGTTCTGTGGACCGAACGCTTACTACAGCCCGTGCACACCGTGCTGCCAGCCGACGTGCACCGAGGATTGCAGCCGGATCCGGTGTATCGCTGCTTGCTCCGGTCCACCGACCTGCGTGTGCAATCCCGGCTACGTCCTGCACGAGGGTAACTGCATTCGACCCTCGGAATGTCCGGGCAAATgtccaacgacaacaacgccaCGACcaacaccgacgaccgaaTCGCCGGTTGATGAACCATCGCCGTGTTGTCCACCCGGGGCCACACTGCGCCCCTTCCGGCCGTGCTGCGTCGATAGCTGCACGACCGATTGCCGAACGGTGCGATGCTTCGAGCAGTTCAAGGGACCACCGACGTGCGTGTGCGAGTACGGGCTGGTGATGCACAACAATTGCTGCATCCCGCGCGAATTGTGCCCCAAACCGTGTCCACTGACGACaacaacgccgccgccgtcgccgccctgtgacggtgatggtggccgtcgcggtgctggtggataCCAGCGCTTCTATGGTATCTCTCGTCAATAA